The Dermacentor silvarum isolate Dsil-2018 chromosome 7, BIME_Dsil_1.4, whole genome shotgun sequence genomic sequence GCGAATCCTTGGCCACGGCGCAAATTTAAAAATTCAATCAGAAATTCAAGTGGGTCGAATTGGTTCAACCGTTCTGGTGCAGGTTCTTTGCTGTCGTGCGAATGTAAAATAAATCTTGCGATAAGTTTTAAATACTGATGAATTGGTCGAATATGAACATCAGGATTATTCAAGGTCACGCGCTTGCCCCAAATGGCATCCAGAGCACAATATCACGAAATGGTACCTCATTTTCACAAAATACTGACAAAAACCTTCACGCTAGCTAACGGTCTGAAAGAAAATCGCAGGCGAACGGCTTTagactgcaatttttttttttttaatggcacgAGCGTCGAGTGACACTCCTGTTTCTTGATacgcacttccggttcacctcctgagacgaccggggacgaaattcaaaataaatcagaaaaaaatagaaaacaatagtacagtacaaaactcatgggtttcattatagatatgatatgtGAGCATAAGTTTAGtcacaagttgagttactgaagtgtctgtaataattacaattaattaaaaaTCATTGATTACCGCATCCcgaagcacagaacaccaacgccgagttgcgagtgccactaagaggcACCTAAGTcgaagattagggtcgcctaacatttttttttaaattttaggcTGAAAATATTCGACTGACTTGCAGATAAGTTCATTAAAGTAGCAGCTGCACTAAGCTACCATTATTGCTTCGCCTTATCTACGCAGAGTGAGGAAAACATGCGTTCGTGCGTGCATTCGAGGTCAAAAACGGGCGGCTTTTACATGAACGATCACCCTGTGTTTGCATGGTGTGGATAGTGGTGCCCTATTAGTGCCTCAAAGATTTTTGAGCCTATAGTATACGCCGGCCATTGTCAGCTGCTCACTATTTGGAGGCCGCGTATGCGATCGTCACAAATGTTCTGTGTCTATATGCAGCCTTGAAACGGACGCGACGGCATTACGCACTATACGGTCAGAACAGGCTGTCGTGAAAGGCATGCAATGCAGCCCGCCTGGCGCAGCCTCCTGTCGCATGCAATACAATTCCTGTCCTCGATGTACATACCAATTAGGCCGAGTGATGCAAAGCTCTACGGTGGAATAAGCCTCAACTGAACACCACGAGAAGGTTCGCTAATTAGACGACAGTTGCTTAATGTAATCGAAAGTCTATCCGACGGTGttgcaacgtaaaaaaaaaaaaaaaaaaaaaaaaaaaaatctgtggcaATCATTCGGTAAGTGCGCGAGAAATTAATTACGCTGCACTTCATTGAGGTCCCGAATCGACGATtcaaaccgcgttcaccacattgctaAGTGTTGTTCAGCAGGTCACGCGGCACGTCAGGCCTGTTCGAGgaacgaagtgcaactgacgTTGGCCCGAAGCCGACTACCATCAGTGGCACTATATATAACTACGTGACGGGCCTCCCACACTTTACACACGTACACTTTTTTTCCCCATTTTGAATTTCCTAATACAAACTCTTGAAAGAGAACGGACAAGACAAGGGACACAAAGACAATACGAGTGCTATACTTGTAGCCACAACTCAGCACGTTGACTGTTTGTGACCCTCCTAGTGTGTCTTGCCGACGGCTGGAAAGACGCAAACGTCGCTTGTATCTCCGGACGGACAAGATGGTTGTTTAAGGCGAAAAAGCACAGCTGCGCTCGGCAGGTGGTGGAGGCAATGGGGCTCACTAACGAAACAGAATCGGCAGAAGTCGAATGGGACGAAGCTCATTGTAATCGAAAGTATCGCAGTTAGCTGTGAAATATGGGCTAGTTGGTCACTCGGACTTTCATGCGTTCTGGCAACGCGAAACACAGAATAGACAAGGGACACATACAAACAGGACGAGCACTTGTATGTGTCCCATGTCTAGTATTCCTTTCGCGCTAGCTGCCAGAATGCATGAAAGTTCGAATGACCAACTCTCACGCATTTCGGCGGTTAATGGAAGGACTATTGCTGATTATAGAACGCCTCCATTACCCTTGAGGTGTCGTAAGGGCGAGGACCGATCACTCGGGGTGGTTGGCGCATGGTGCCAGCCGCAGCCTGGACACGTCCGCAGGGAATCGATGGCCTGCCGAACATTGTACTCCGGGGCACTGCCCGTGTCGATACTGGGTACTGCTGGCGTGCACGAGAGTATGGTGGCGCTGCAGGCGCTGCCGATGTCGGCCTGCTGCTACCACGCAGGGTGCGCTGATATCCGCGCTGGGACTCGGCAGGCGAAAGGTATCGGCGGTGAGGGTGGTGCCAGTGGTGCCGGTAACGCACCGGGCCAGCGCCGTAGAGGGCTGCGTTCTGGGGTTCTGGAACGACCGGAAGTGCGAGACATggtccttaaagggcccctcgccTGGTTTGGGCATTGTAAGCAGACAAGCGCGGTGCGtagaacgcactttgctggttgtatCTGCAAAGTATCAATCCGCCGTGGAAGTACGGAAGTATGCCCGGAGGTACGAGACATGGATCGCAACACACCCGTCAACCGGGTTTGAGCATTGTAAACAGACTAGCGCGGTGCGTAGAACCACATATCTAGCGGCCGTGGTAGAACGCACATTGAGGattgtgtctgcaaagtatcaaTCCGTTGCGCGGCGAGAAAACAGATCAGGGCTCCAAGGAAAGCTCTCGCTTCCTTCCTCTCGAGGGAGGCCCACTTGCTACTATAGAGAATCGAAGGCACAGGAATTAATGCCACTGCGAGTCACGGCGTTACCTGCTCCGTGGATCGGACCGGGCGCGTTCCGTACAGAAGCCGACGGCGGTTGCCAAGGTGACGATTCCGTGTGCTCCCTCTTGTATGACGGCGTTCAACGTCCCAGTTTCGGTCGCAGCGGGCGTGCAAACGTAACGCTCGACTCCTGGCATCCCTTCCGCGATATGGCCGTGCTAGTGTACGTCCCGACGTCGGCAGCATTCTTGTCGCCGAGCTCTGCATTTTCAAAAGTGGACGCCGTCCTGTGCAACTGGCGTGGGTCTGAGTACCGAGACCAGTCCATTGTTTACATCAAGCGAAGCGACAGTGGCGGACAGGCCAAAACAGCCGTCTTCTTTCTCCTCCTCATCTCACTCATCCGCTCTTggcgtatgatgatgatgatgatgatgatgatgatgatgatgatcctttatcatggttCGCAGCCACTGAGGGgaataggccaagaatcgggcggcagtaggtagctaaaaataCTTTTTGACAATGAAAAACGAAAAGTAAaataaagcaaaaacaaaaacaaagaaaatttgcTATAACTAGACTAGTGTCTCTTGGCGTACTGATCGCGATGACCCTGCGTCCTCGGCGTGGTAAGCGCGAGTCATAAGTCTGCGACAGAAAGGAAAATCTGGAGGTGACTCAGCACAATGGTAATGGGATTCAAGATATTAACCGAGGCACAACCGCAGGCAGGACATTACTCACTTTCCATAAACGCTACTGTTCAAAGCTGAGGGGAGTGTTAACTGCAAAGCGTCTGAAAGCTTCTTGAGTTGGTTATTATTGTTATCATTAGGTGGCGCTGCCGAACCTATAATCATCATCCGCAATGTGTCCGAGGAAGCAGTCATCAGTGAGCAGGCTAGCACCGTCTCAACCGCTGTGGAACTACCTGGGCCAAGACAAAGTGAGCGACAACGAACGAGACCACGATATCTCCAGGACTGTGTTACTGACTGACTAAGGGCAGCCAGGAGGCCAGAATGGCCGAGTGTTATCATTAGGTGGCGCTGCTgaacctatcatcatcatcagcaattggTGTATGGAACGCTGCGGTGTGCTTGTGTGCGCGCTCGTGCATCTCCTTTCATTTTATTAAAACCGTGTTTGCGCAACAGTATTTACATTATTCacggttcttcttctttctgcggttttacgcgccaaaaccagttctgattatgaggcacgccatagtggagggatccggattaattttgaccacctggggttctttaacgtgcactacaacgcaagcacacggggaGCTTTAACTGGTTAGTCATCGAGATAAGGCAAGCGACGTGTATaatatcgctgaaaaaaaaaaaaaaatccggcagaaaCTATCTCGGCATGGCTGTCAACGTtattagcattgaaacaatgcaGTGACACCGCGCATTGGCAAATTCTTCCCTCATACCCATACACACGGGATAAATCTTAAACGATCTTTTTATCATACAAGAGCGGCACTCACGCTGAGTGGCATATATCCAGGGACACAACTTGGTGTGAAGGAAAAATGTTACGATACCGGCGCAGATATCGGAAAGTGTGGGAGGTATctcaagaatgctaatcgcattagatGGAGCTCGGGTTGCTGCAGGAATAGGTAATATTACATTATAGAGATAATTGATTTAATGAGGTAAAACAATCTAAAGTATAATGATAGGCTGCAGTAGATGTAGTTGAATCCGATTAGCTCAAGCAGGTAAGGTGATTACTTGCCGCCGCACGTTTTAAAGGGGATGTTATTAGAaaccatgatcatcatcagccagGTCACAAATTCGATGACATCTCGATGCATCTGCCGCGACTGAAAGATGTCTGATTTCGTGCAAAACGCAATAACACGACCTCAGTGTCCTGCGAGCTTGGCCAAGGGCCGCAATAGCGGAAATGCTCCCGGACAAGCGACACCgatgcgacgccgacggcggagaTGCTTTCGGAGTGttcatagaattgctatcgcaagaaaaaaaaggaacagaacGTCAACCGCACGTAGTTAGTAGGGTGTAGTACTTGTTCAAATACCTAACGCAATACTACAGCACCACACATTGATTTGAAATAATCAAAACGTGAcgacattggcaaaaaaaaaaaaagttggtctCTATAAATTCCGATAGCGAATTATACGCTACCGACGGCGACACATGCTTACTGAACGGCTGGTAACTAGCGAGCTAAGTGACCCCCCGTCCGTGTGTTTGTTCAGGAACTGGATCGTCTGCACAACGACCGCCGGTTTTCCAGCACCATAATCGTTCAGAAGAGCCTCGAATTGCATTAGTTCTCCCTGTAGACTTCAAGAACTGTTGTCGTCCCTTATACATAGTATTCGATCGAAATGAATGTTCGACATACTctaatagtgaattctcgaatcgaatagcaATGACTATTCGATTTGTGTTTGAAATTTCGAATGTTAGCTCACCCCTAAattctattaaaaaaaaaaggctgctttTACCGTGGTGACACCGGCCTTGGCGACTAACCGCGACGTCGTAGATTATGGCGGCGTCTGCTCGTTCAAGTTTAAGAACTTTCCCTGATCTACAGCTGACCAAACAGCAAAACATACCTGGAACTTTGTGACGTCACGCCGACGGACTGGCACCAAAAGTTtccacgaaaaagaaaactgaaatggAACTgtgtcaatattttttttctgaaaacctATTGGCCGCATAATGAACCAAAATAGAGCTTAGAAATATTTCTCCATCAGCCTCAACTAATTGAGTTTCTGGATTTAGTACCCCTTCAAGATCCCATGCAAGCTTTGCCGGGTTCGTTTTCAAACGAGCATTATCTATATTCTATTAATTTTGCTATTATCTTTGGTACAGCTGGAGGAGAGCCTCCTGAAATTTTCGAACGGCTGACCACGTTTACAAAATTCAGCGATTCATGTGAAGACGCCGGGTGCGGCTAGATAAAAAATTGCATTAATGAACCAAGTGGTGTTTCAGGAGTTTGCTCTCCGATTAATTTAACGCCCGCTACGAGTTGACACGACGAACTTCCTTCGGCTGAAACACTCTGTGGTCTATTTCACACGACCGATGCCATTATGAAAATTGAAGTGGGCTGCATGAACGCGCGCGCACAAAAAAGATCAATGGAGGTAATGAAAAAGCCTTGAACATAACCTTTTTATTGCCGTGCATGTAAACGAAAGAGCGTGCTGCATGCGCATTGTAGCGAACGCACTTCAAGGTCATCGCCCAGGAGTAAACAAACAATCATTAGGCGAAACAAGAAGATTGCAAAGAAAAAGTCGGAAAATAAAACGTAAACATCAATATTTCTAAACAATATTACGTGCAACGTAGCCCACAGGAAAAGGCTGGAAAGCGAATTGGGCTTTGTAGCCGCTAGCGTCGTTTCGTCGGTCCAATCTCGGCCGACATATTACCAGACGTGCTTTAACAGGCGACATGCTTGCAATGTCGTCTCTTAACAAGCTCTGTCGTGCGCCGCAAGAAaactaaataaacaaataaataaatgaaatgaatggTGGATATGAGAAAGCCCCCGTTCTGACATAGGGGCGTCCCCAAAGCTACTGATGGGTGTCATTGTAGAAGCGGAAGGTGGCGCTAGTGAGCGGGTATTCCCCGAAACCGCACGCGTCGCCGAAGTCGTCCATCTGGGGGTCCCAGATGCCCACGCAAGTGGCCGACGCGCGTTCGTGCATATAGTCGACGAAGCGCCCCAGAAGCTGCGGTTCCGTGTACGCCAAAAAGGAATCGCCGTGCAGCGCCTCGACGCCGTAGTCGGTGAAGCGCTTCGAGTAGGCGCTCGCAATCTTGCACGTCTCGAAGTA encodes the following:
- the LOC125946641 gene encoding chitinase-3-like protein 2 isoform X2; protein product: MRQNKYYAHTIRYFSQTTLDTLYSLNLRFLSRNVSGHLCYLFPADTYTYRVQPPDTTKSLGPGIQGPVTKNAGRIAYFETCKIASAYSKRFTDYGVEALHGDSFLAYTEPQLLGRFVDYMHERASATCVGIWDPQMDDFGDACGFGEYPLTSATFRFYNDTHQ